GATCTTCGCCAATGTCTTTGCCATGGTGGCAGCAGCCACCTCTGTGTCGTGTGCCACTTGAGCTCGCAGCCAATACCCATTGGATAGTCCAAAGAACCGGCACAAGCGCAAGTCCGTGTCAGCTGTGATGCTCCTCTTGCCACTGATGATCTCACTGATCCGTTGGGGCGGAACCGCGATCTCTTTTGCAAGCCGATACTGCGTGATTCCCATGGGAAGCAGGAACTCTTCTCGCAACAGTTCCCCAGGAGTGACAGGCGGTAGAGTTTTCATTGATCTGAGTCCTAGTGATAGTCTACAATCTCAACATCCACCGCCCCGTTCGCTGTCCACCGAAAGCAAATTCGGAACTGGTCATTGACTCGGATGCTGTATTGCCCCCTTCGATTTCCCTTCAAGGCCTCAAGCCTGTTACCTGGCGGAATACGAAGGTCGTCCAGCTTGGCAGCGATTTCCAATTGGCGTAGTTTTCGCCTGGCGATGAGTTCGAAGGCGGCAAAGGCCCTGACAGCCTTGCCTCCAGCCAGCTCCTTGGTCCTCTGGCATTTGAAGGAAACGATCATAGGCGATGGTAACGCTCTGCGTGAATAGGGTCAAGCTGAAAGTATGTTCGCTGTATTGGAACAGCGCCAGGTCACGCGGACTCTGCCTGGCCAAGCCGCAGACTGCCGTCACACACAGGAGAACGGGACTTG
This window of the Candidatus Delongbacteria bacterium genome carries:
- a CDS encoding type II toxin-antitoxin system RelE/ParE family toxin codes for the protein MIVSFKCQRTKELAGGKAVRAFAAFELIARRKLRQLEIAAKLDDLRIPPGNRLEALKGNRRGQYSIRVNDQFRICFRWTANGAVDVEIVDYH
- a CDS encoding HigA family addiction module antidote protein, whose amino-acid sequence is MKTLPPVTPGELLREEFLLPMGITQYRLAKEIAVPPQRISEIISGKRSITADTDLRLCRFFGLSNGYWLRAQVAHDTEVAAATMAKTLAKITPWAGITRLS